From the genome of Candidatus Methylopumilus turicensis, one region includes:
- a CDS encoding DUF2341 domain-containing protein, which yields MIKKLCVLATCLILPLLAQAAWNSDWANQKKISINAVGVTPAQVQFPVVVRLHSGNFDFSAANVDGSDLRFIAADDKTELKFHIEKYDSVNELAVIWVQLPKVDAADKEAHFWVYSGNEKATVSADAKSTWDATTVAAFHFAEKALLQDSSASALVAAGEVTVQKSALLGEAAVFNGKPLTIAAIPALKGAAAYTWSAWIKPANITQAATLVSLGDVLSLKTDGQQLSLNAGAAKVAGGELKAATWQHVALTVDGTKANLYINGISVATGDVLAADASSNIKVGDAFTGEIDEMQMANVARSAEWLKLSASAQGMDSQLLKIEAGDDEEGGDGEPNYIAILISSLTIDAKVVIAILAVMFGISTWVMVKKAKLVSITDKDNALFLERFQNAGNDLLSLDKGANYENSTLYRLYTAGLREIRKREQAGEKLALSGASMDAIKAAIDADLVRETQKQNAGMVLLTIAISGGPFLGLLGTVVGVMITFAAIAAAGDVNVNAIAPGIAAALLATVAGLAVAIPALFGYNYLASRIKNITIAMQIFVDEFVTRTAELYGKQ from the coding sequence GTGATAAAAAAATTATGTGTGTTAGCCACGTGCTTGATTCTTCCTTTGTTAGCGCAAGCTGCTTGGAACAGTGATTGGGCAAATCAAAAAAAGATTAGCATTAATGCCGTAGGTGTGACCCCTGCTCAAGTACAGTTTCCTGTGGTGGTCCGTTTGCACTCAGGCAACTTTGATTTTAGCGCTGCGAATGTGGATGGCTCTGATCTGCGGTTTATTGCGGCAGATGACAAAACGGAACTGAAATTTCATATTGAAAAATACGACTCGGTAAATGAGTTGGCCGTCATTTGGGTGCAGTTACCAAAGGTTGACGCGGCAGATAAAGAGGCACATTTCTGGGTCTATTCAGGCAACGAAAAAGCCACAGTAAGCGCAGATGCTAAATCCACTTGGGATGCAACGACGGTTGCAGCCTTTCACTTTGCAGAAAAAGCACTCCTACAAGATAGCTCAGCGAGCGCACTAGTTGCGGCAGGTGAAGTCACCGTTCAAAAATCGGCATTACTTGGTGAGGCGGCAGTATTTAACGGCAAACCTTTAACCATTGCGGCTATTCCAGCGCTGAAAGGCGCAGCGGCTTACACATGGTCAGCTTGGATTAAGCCTGCCAACATTACGCAAGCAGCAACATTAGTGAGCTTAGGTGATGTCTTAAGTCTAAAAACAGATGGTCAACAATTAAGCTTAAATGCGGGCGCAGCTAAGGTGGCTGGCGGTGAACTTAAAGCGGCGACATGGCAACATGTAGCGCTCACCGTGGATGGCACCAAAGCAAATCTTTATATCAACGGTATCTCAGTGGCGACAGGCGATGTGCTAGCGGCAGATGCATCAAGCAATATCAAAGTGGGTGATGCTTTTACTGGCGAAATTGATGAAATGCAAATGGCTAATGTGGCACGAAGCGCTGAATGGTTAAAGCTAAGCGCCAGTGCACAAGGCATGGATAGTCAACTGTTAAAAATTGAAGCGGGTGACGATGAAGAGGGTGGTGATGGTGAGCCAAACTACATCGCTATTCTGATTAGTAGCTTAACCATCGACGCGAAAGTGGTGATTGCTATCTTGGCGGTGATGTTCGGGATTAGTACTTGGGTGATGGTTAAAAAAGCCAAATTGGTTTCAATTACCGATAAAGACAATGCCCTATTCCTAGAGCGCTTTCAAAATGCAGGCAATGATTTGCTTTCATTAGACAAGGGCGCTAACTATGAAAACTCAACGCTTTACCGACTTTATACGGCTGGGTTGCGTGAGATTCGTAAGCGTGAGCAAGCAGGTGAAAAGTTGGCGCTGAGTGGTGCTTCGATGGATGCGATTAAAGCGGCAATTGATGCTGACTTAGTGCGCGAAACCCAAAAACAAAATGCGGGCATGGTGCTGCTCACCATCGCGATTTCAGGGGGTCCTTTCTTGGGTCTGCTTGGTACCGTGGTGGGCGTGATGATTACTTTTGCGGCGATTGCAGCGGCGGGTGATGTGAACGTTAACGCGATTGCGCCAGGTATTGCGGCGGCGTTGTTAGCAACGGTGGCGGGTTTGGCAGTGGCGATTCCAGCGCTGTTTGGTTACAACTATTTAGCTAGCCGTATTAAAAACATTACCATCGCCATGCAGATTTTTGTGGATGAGTTTGTGACGCGGACTGCTGAGTTGTACGGCAAGCAATAA
- a CDS encoding filamentous haemagglutinin family protein, whose amino-acid sequence MIGDVAFAGVSATKLNAQLDIRGRGLKAATEASLLTNGALTLTGRQIYPVTNGKFRFETIGIDSSIEIKSSGIRATEIPLSASGLLTLKADNIIQGGSLRAPLGQIVLDANKKLIFDAGSLTSVSAEGQMIPYGLTRLGGLDITEPTQQAVANENDVALKKITAKQVSISAPAVEMNVGATIDISGGGDTLAYEWIQGIGGSSDILAKAGTFAVLPNIKKGEYAPFDYNYTQPSIGINAGDSIHIAGVKGLADGDYALLPARYALLPGAYMVQTSTKAITQATSALQVDGSTLVSTYKSNGGYTDTNYNAFKITDASIFNTPKGSVSKAISEYRLTYGNQFFSKLAQDSGLAIPRISSDAGQLVIAASNNLVLDASVLTNKAETSRGGVVDITSNSIKVVGTKGADVSGILQLTAASLNNLNAESLLLGGTRTAKDDGSTQITAGASNLEFANNNENKLLVKELIAASTDTLTVAAGASISTASASESTGSSKLETTGTGALLAVSSSNDLELERTGNTATGDLSIAADSNISASRSMVLDSRDTANLAGTVTVSNAGSISLGAGRILLGDSGNDIGLKISNDLLSSFGQLAKVTLNSYENIDIYGAVDLGNKALDLTLNAGAIAGHMALNQTAKLSANNFVLKNSLGAVAESLNSILAGQLEINANNIQLVGGVANTSTAVTGFDAVQLNAAKEITVAGLGTTNINATTTSLKSSRISAASAADFTIAATGAMTTVLPTTQAALVDASGLGAKLTMTASTLTLGGKVDLPSGRLIAKASAGDLTVSATGQLKATSVPVKFDKYTEYTPAGKITLQTDLGNVVVESGGLVDVSGKQALGEVGGDAGSINIISKHSATVNGSLKGLASAGNKAGDFVLDANALTLPNFTSLNTALNTGGFTNLRDLRVRTGDITIAAGDTVTAKHVILSADAGKIDVLGTVDASGSNGGKIEMYASDNLTLKTGSKLLAKGTGEALVAGDSFVGAGGKVLLSSLSQASTSAISAESVALIDVSGDQQGATLGEKGSVIMRAYRGTSGTANTVNVDTTATATVKGAENVRLEGVRVYTSTSFNTTTPNIVTDTNAFYTANPGAGIYTTQDGANVTILPNIEVRSSATSALVDLTVGATATDLNMRAFGVLQVGKGGTLTLRSNNNLNINGTLSDGFNGVATNSVLQTGNTFNFNLVAGADLSSANQLSTMKSADATKGNFNLANTKLIRTGTGEINIAAGGNLTMGNDSSVIYTVGKAADTFAGFSNPSTTTAASYLTKGGDININVQGDITGKIASGSSQQLISQWLFRQGGGTGNKNVSWWLRPDLFKQGVAALGGGDVTVNAGGNITNFSASVPTTARFSGTGDLSFNGGGGLFVKAGGSIASGIYFAGKGNIDLFADGKITSATSNFGTTLALQDASAKVSAVKGVAIETIFNPTMWAQSSVNASNGLSVDGSNSFFMTYGPSSTVDVSSIYGDVTLGLTATANITSKTSTGLPNFSKAPTALEVLPGDVQAVSFAGNIGLGRLVLSPAPNGNLNLLASGSVSTIGTSLIGMSDADVNILPSVLNPISDASKIPAAVNYLRDGHAASAVHLSDSASLVVVAKNGSISMPGASGSFGLSSAKALDIFAGKDVSINASIQHNASQDLSVIQAGRDVVMPTTQGSKIQVAGPGEIFIEAGRNVSLGASQGISAVANTLNPALPIQGASLTVLAGAGALGSSVADYIESYINPNGSGPSTLQNNPTLLAAYKSDTKKAVASYIRNMTGDASLSEDAAMTQYLAIDLDRQAIFAYRHFSSELLASGKGYAESQNHDRGDKAIASLFPSDRNYKGDLSLYNSQIRTSRDGSVDILTPGGFINAGVPTSSGNNIGIVTERGGAIRAFAETGFQVEQSKIITQYGSDITVWVNNGDIDAGRGSKTALSVPQRVVSTNADGKTTIEAKGAAAGSGIRAQTYDPDGPTGVQIAPPLGSVALIAPRGILNASEAGIAAGNFLAVATQVLGANNISVSGTSSGVPVASTGSVAGAMTGVSNAAADATKSIASDISRQATTNSTVKTPMPSLISVEVIGLGD is encoded by the coding sequence AGTATTTCAGCACCTGCCGTCGAGATGAATGTTGGCGCAACTATTGATATTTCTGGCGGTGGCGACACGCTAGCGTATGAATGGATTCAGGGCATAGGCGGCTCAAGCGATATCTTGGCTAAGGCAGGTACTTTTGCAGTGCTGCCCAATATTAAAAAGGGCGAATACGCACCATTTGATTACAACTATACCCAGCCCAGTATAGGTATTAATGCTGGCGATAGCATTCATATTGCTGGCGTGAAGGGTTTAGCCGATGGCGACTACGCTTTATTGCCAGCACGTTATGCCTTATTGCCTGGTGCTTATATGGTGCAAACTTCCACTAAAGCGATCACGCAGGCAACCAGTGCACTTCAAGTCGATGGTTCAACATTGGTATCTACTTATAAATCAAATGGTGGGTACACTGATACCAATTACAATGCTTTTAAGATAACAGATGCGAGTATTTTCAATACACCTAAAGGCAGCGTTTCTAAAGCGATATCAGAGTATAGGCTCACCTATGGGAACCAATTTTTTAGCAAATTAGCTCAAGATTCAGGCCTTGCTATTCCTAGAATTTCCTCTGACGCAGGCCAGTTAGTGATTGCTGCATCCAATAACCTGGTGCTAGACGCTTCCGTTTTAACGAATAAAGCGGAGACCTCCCGAGGCGGTGTGGTGGACATTACTTCTAACTCTATTAAAGTGGTTGGTACAAAAGGCGCTGATGTGTCAGGTATTCTCCAGCTGACGGCCGCATCATTAAATAATTTAAACGCCGAAAGTTTGTTATTAGGCGGTACGCGCACAGCAAAAGATGATGGATCAACCCAAATTACTGCTGGGGCAAGTAACTTGGAGTTCGCAAACAACAACGAAAATAAATTGTTGGTGAAAGAGCTCATTGCTGCCTCTACTGACACACTTACGGTAGCAGCTGGGGCAAGTATTAGCACGGCTTCAGCAAGTGAATCGACAGGTAGTAGTAAACTAGAAACGACTGGTACAGGGGCTTTACTTGCAGTTTCATCATCAAATGATTTGGAGCTGGAGCGCACTGGCAACACTGCAACTGGTGATCTAAGCATTGCGGCGGACTCTAATATATCGGCGAGTCGCTCTATGGTGCTGGACTCTAGAGATACAGCAAACTTGGCTGGCACAGTCACTGTATCAAATGCAGGTTCAATATCACTGGGTGCTGGTCGTATTCTTCTTGGAGACAGTGGCAATGACATAGGGTTAAAAATCAGCAATGATTTGCTATCCAGTTTTGGGCAGCTTGCTAAGGTGACACTGAACAGCTATGAGAATATAGATATTTATGGTGCAGTTGACCTTGGAAACAAGGCGCTTGATCTTACTTTGAATGCTGGTGCTATCGCCGGACACATGGCTCTGAATCAAACCGCGAAACTCAGTGCTAATAACTTCGTCCTTAAAAACTCACTGGGCGCAGTTGCCGAGTCGTTAAATTCTATCTTAGCTGGCCAGCTTGAAATTAATGCTAATAACATTCAGCTTGTTGGGGGTGTTGCTAACACTAGTACGGCTGTCACGGGCTTTGACGCAGTCCAATTAAATGCAGCCAAAGAGATCACGGTTGCTGGGCTCGGCACCACTAATATTAACGCAACGACCACCAGCCTCAAAAGCTCTCGTATCTCTGCTGCTTCTGCTGCTGATTTTACTATTGCCGCAACAGGTGCGATGACGACTGTATTACCAACTACACAGGCGGCTTTGGTGGATGCAAGTGGCTTAGGTGCCAAGTTAACAATGACAGCATCGACGCTAACGCTAGGCGGTAAAGTTGACTTACCTAGCGGTCGGTTGATCGCAAAAGCCAGCGCAGGCGATCTCACGGTCAGCGCTACTGGACAATTAAAAGCAACGTCAGTCCCCGTTAAGTTTGATAAATACACTGAGTACACGCCTGCTGGCAAGATTACTCTGCAGACAGATTTAGGTAATGTTGTTGTTGAGTCTGGTGGCTTGGTGGATGTCTCTGGTAAACAAGCTTTGGGTGAGGTTGGTGGCGATGCTGGCAGTATCAATATCATATCTAAACATTCGGCAACGGTTAATGGCAGTCTTAAAGGGCTTGCATCTGCTGGCAATAAAGCAGGTGATTTTGTGCTTGATGCGAATGCTTTGACTTTGCCAAACTTTACTTCACTCAATACAGCCCTCAATACGGGTGGTTTTACGAACTTGCGAGACCTGAGAGTGCGTACTGGAGATATCACCATTGCTGCCGGAGATACGGTCACCGCTAAGCATGTCATCTTAAGCGCAGATGCTGGCAAGATTGATGTGTTAGGTACTGTGGATGCAAGCGGTAGTAATGGTGGCAAGATTGAGATGTATGCTAGCGATAATTTGACCTTAAAAACAGGATCAAAATTGCTCGCTAAAGGGACTGGGGAGGCATTGGTTGCCGGGGATAGTTTTGTTGGCGCAGGCGGTAAGGTTTTACTTTCTTCCTTATCTCAAGCTAGTACTTCAGCCATTTCTGCGGAAAGTGTTGCACTCATCGATGTGAGTGGAGATCAGCAAGGCGCAACTCTTGGTGAAAAAGGCAGTGTGATAATGCGTGCCTACCGTGGTACTTCTGGTACCGCTAATACTGTGAATGTTGACACAACCGCAACTGCTACTGTTAAAGGTGCTGAGAACGTAAGACTTGAAGGCGTGAGAGTTTATACAAGCACTAGTTTTAACACGACCACACCGAATATTGTGACAGACACAAATGCTTTCTATACAGCTAATCCTGGTGCGGGTATTTATACAACTCAAGATGGGGCGAATGTCACCATATTGCCAAATATAGAGGTGAGGAGCAGTGCAACATCAGCTCTAGTAGATTTAACCGTTGGAGCTACAGCGACTGATTTGAATATGCGAGCTTTTGGTGTTTTACAAGTTGGCAAAGGCGGTACATTGACCTTGAGATCGAATAATAATCTCAACATTAACGGCACATTGAGCGATGGATTTAATGGCGTAGCAACGAATTCAGTATTGCAGACAGGGAATACCTTTAACTTTAACCTAGTTGCTGGTGCAGATTTGTCATCTGCGAATCAGTTGAGCACGATGAAAAGTGCCGATGCGACAAAGGGTAACTTTAACCTAGCAAATACCAAATTAATTAGAACTGGGACAGGTGAAATTAATATTGCTGCAGGTGGTAATTTGACAATGGGCAATGACAGTTCAGTAATTTATACCGTAGGCAAAGCTGCTGATACTTTTGCTGGGTTTTCTAATCCATCAACCACAACTGCTGCAAGCTACTTGACCAAGGGGGGTGATATTAACATTAATGTACAAGGCGACATTACTGGAAAAATTGCTTCAGGAAGTAGCCAGCAACTGATTAGCCAATGGCTATTCCGTCAAGGCGGTGGTACTGGGAATAAAAATGTGAGCTGGTGGCTGCGACCAGACCTATTTAAGCAGGGCGTCGCCGCATTGGGTGGTGGGGATGTCACTGTAAATGCGGGCGGCAATATCACCAACTTTTCTGCTTCGGTGCCTACAACCGCTCGATTTAGTGGAACGGGTGATTTGAGCTTTAATGGCGGGGGAGGTTTATTTGTAAAAGCTGGTGGGAGTATTGCGAGCGGCATTTACTTTGCTGGTAAAGGAAATATTGATTTATTCGCTGACGGAAAAATCACCTCAGCGACCAGTAATTTTGGAACTACATTAGCCTTACAAGATGCGAGTGCTAAAGTTTCTGCGGTGAAAGGCGTAGCTATTGAGACAATTTTTAATCCTACGATGTGGGCTCAGTCTAGTGTTAATGCGTCTAATGGACTTAGTGTGGATGGAAGTAATTCGTTTTTCATGACCTATGGCCCAAGTAGCACTGTTGATGTCAGTTCGATATATGGCGACGTTACTCTGGGGCTAACGGCAACAGCCAATATCACTAGTAAAACATCTACTGGACTACCTAACTTTTCTAAGGCTCCGACTGCTTTAGAGGTTCTGCCGGGGGATGTGCAGGCCGTTTCATTTGCAGGCAATATTGGGCTGGGAAGATTAGTTTTATCCCCCGCCCCAAATGGGAATCTTAATTTGCTTGCTTCTGGGAGTGTTAGCACCATTGGTACTAGCCTAATTGGCATGTCGGATGCCGATGTTAATATTCTTCCAAGTGTGCTGAACCCTATTTCTGACGCTTCTAAGATTCCTGCAGCAGTTAATTACTTAAGAGATGGTCATGCGGCAAGTGCAGTACATTTAAGCGATAGTGCCTCATTGGTAGTGGTCGCTAAAAATGGCTCGATAAGCATGCCTGGCGCATCTGGAAGCTTTGGTTTGTCCTCAGCTAAAGCACTAGACATTTTTGCTGGTAAAGATGTATCAATTAATGCAAGTATTCAACATAACGCTAGCCAAGACCTTTCGGTGATTCAAGCGGGCCGTGATGTGGTGATGCCAACAACTCAGGGATCAAAAATTCAAGTAGCTGGTCCTGGCGAAATTTTCATTGAAGCAGGTCGCAATGTAAGCTTAGGTGCAAGCCAAGGTATCTCGGCGGTCGCGAATACTTTAAATCCTGCATTACCAATTCAAGGGGCTTCGTTGACTGTGCTTGCAGGTGCGGGTGCTTTGGGGTCTTCTGTTGCTGACTATATTGAGAGCTATATTAATCCTAATGGCTCTGGTCCTAGCACATTGCAAAACAACCCTACTTTATTGGCTGCATACAAAAGTGATACTAAAAAAGCAGTCGCGAGTTATATACGCAATATGACAGGTGACGCTTCATTGTCTGAAGATGCCGCAATGACACAATATTTGGCGATTGATCTTGATAGGCAAGCAATTTTTGCCTATCGACATTTTTCATCTGAACTGCTCGCATCGGGTAAAGGTTATGCTGAAAGCCAAAACCACGATAGGGGTGATAAAGCGATTGCTAGTTTGTTCCCTTCCGATCGTAACTACAAAGGGGATTTGTCGCTTTATAACAGCCAGATTCGTACTAGTCGAGATGGCAGTGTGGATATTCTGACGCCGGGTGGCTTTATTAATGCGGGTGTTCCAACATCCTCAGGCAACAATATTGGTATTGTGACCGAGCGTGGTGGGGCGATTAGAGCCTTTGCAGAAACTGGTTTCCAAGTGGAGCAATCAAAAATTATTACCCAGTACGGCAGCGATATTACGGTGTGGGTAAATAACGGCGATATTGATGCTGGTCGTGGATCTAAAACAGCGCTTTCAGTGCCGCAGCGAGTTGTGAGTACAAATGCTGATGGTAAAACGACTATTGAGGCAAAAGGCGCAGCAGCGGGTAGTGGTATTCGCGCACAAACCTATGATCCTGATGGTCCGACTGGCGTGCAAATAGCCCCACCTTTAGGCAGCGTTGCATTGATTGCGCCACGCGGCATTCTCAATGCCAGTGAGGCGGGGATTGCTGCAGGTAACTTCCTGGCAGTGGCAACGCAAGTGTTAGGTGCAAATAACATTTCTGTTTCGGGTACTTCAAGCGGAGTGCCTGTGGCAAGTACTGGCAGTGTGGCTGGGGCAATGACGGGTGTTTCTAATGCGGCGGCCGATGCAACTAAGTCGATTGCAAGTGATATTTCGCGCCAAGCAACGACCAATAGCACTGTCAAAACGCCTATGCCATCCTTAATTTCTGTTGAGGTGATTGGTTTGGGTGACTAA